In Phaenicophaeus curvirostris isolate KB17595 chromosome 14, BPBGC_Pcur_1.0, whole genome shotgun sequence, a single genomic region encodes these proteins:
- the PLLP gene encoding plasmolipin, with protein sequence MAGLPGARSGSPGSAALDGAFLCSPLGGLMVAQTVLGLLVWALIADTTYYLHAAYSWVLFVSIFFWILTILFFVTYLFQLQLKFYMIPWSLVLMIFNAVATVLYISAFVTCAAAVQPTSWRQWDYNRRAAASFFACVVMITYGVSTFFSFRAWKGFGSNAATNQVTDHA encoded by the exons ATGGCGGGGCTGCCTGGTGCCCGCAGCGGCTCCCCGGGCTCCGCCGCCCTGGACGGCGCGTTCCTCTGCTCGCCGCTCGGAGGGCTGATGGTCGCCCAGACG GTGCTCGGCTTGCTGGTGTGGGCGCTCATCGCCGACACAACGTATTACCTCCACGCAGCATACAGCTGGGTGTTGTTCGTGTCCATCTTCTTCTGGATACTGACGATCCTTTTCTTCGTGACTTACCTCTTCCAGCTTCAGCTGAAGTTCTACATGATCCCCTGGTCCCTCGTG CTGATGATCTTCAATGCTGTGGCAACCGTTCTGTACATCAGCGCCTTCGTAACGTGTGCGGCTGCTGTTCAGCCTACATCCTGGCGGCAGTGGGATTACAACCGGAGAGCTGCGGCATCT TTCTTCGCCTGTGTCGTGATGATCACCTATGGGGTGAGCACCTTCTTCAGCTTCCGTGCCTGGAAAGGCTTTGGCAGCAACGCAGCCACCAACCAAGTGACTGACCATGCGTGA